Part of the Clostridium sporogenes genome, GAATTATGGATAGATATTTAGAACCAATAAAAATTGCTATTATAACATTTCCATTTATAGCTGCAATTTTTACAGTACCCTTTTTAATTTTTCAATATAAAAAATATGGATATGTAAATAAAATAAGACTAGTAATAGTATATTCATTACTATTATTTTTAATAAATGCATATTATTTAGTTATTTTGCCACTTCCCAATATAGAGAGTATACATCCATTAAAAAAACCTATTACTGAATATATGCAATTAATACCTTTTACATTTATATTTGATTTTTTAAAGGAAACTAAAGTTCAGTTAAATGAGCTAAGTACCTATTTAATGATCTTAAAAGAAAGAGCTTTCCTGCAAGTAATTTTAAATGTTATGCTACTTATGCCTTTAGGTGTTTATTGTAGATATTACTTTAGAAAAAGTTTAGGAAAAACAGTATTAATAACATTATTAATATCATTATTCTTTGAGATAACTCAAATAACAGGATTGTATGGTATTTATGAGGCCCCTTACAGATTATTTGATGTGGATGATTTAATGTTAAATACTTTTGGGGGCATGATAGGCTATTTATTAGCACCTAAAATAACGTATTTTCTACCTGGTTCTGATAAATTTGATGTAGGAATTGATTTGAAAAATATGCAAGTTGGATTTATAAGAAGATCCATAGGAGCGGGCATTGATATTCTTATAAATTTTACAATAATTACAGTATTTAATAATTTAGTTGTTTCAGTAGTTGCTTTATTATTGTATTATATAATTTTGCCATATATAACTAACGGAATAACTCTTGGAAAATTGATAGTAAGAATAAAGATAAAAGGAAGAAGAGAAAGAATAACCTTTAAGGAAATATTAAAAAGAAATGGGATCTTATTTTTCACCATAAGTATTCAATTAGTATTATCATTTATATCACCTGTTTTTGTAGTTGTATACAATTTAACAATATCAGGTTATATATTATATAAAACCATTAAAAATGATAAAATATTATTTTATGAAAGAATTAGTGGAACTAAAAATGTAATTGTATGTAATGAAAAAGACACATTAAAAGAAGAAAATATAGACTTGCAAAAATTAAATAGTTTAAATAAAGTAGCTTTACACAGATAATAATAGAATGAAAATATTTTTTTAGCTAGTTTTCAATTTAAAGACTACCTTAAGCTTCTATTTAATAAGAAGTTAAGGTAGTTTTTTTATATTAACTAAAAATTATTTCAAACCTCTAAAAAATTTTTTGATTAATAGGAGGATTTTTTTTACTTTTATAGAAAATTATATATATATAACTGTTTTGTAAGTTAGGCATTTTTGGAGACCTCCTTACTTTAAAAAGAGTCCTAAATAGGGCTCTTTTTGTATGAAATTTTTTATGTAACATTCTAAAGAGTTTTTAATATTTTTAGTATATTTATATAATAATTTTATTTTGTGATAATTATGTACAAAATTTGAACTTTATGTAAATATAATGTATAATTAACATGGAATATATTATATCATATAGAAAATTTAAGGAGGATTATGTATGAAAAATAAAAAAGTTAAGAAGCCATTCTATAAAAAATGGTGGTTTTGGATATTGATTCTTATAGTTGGAATAGGAATAGGAGCTGGTGCAGGAGCAATTATAGATGAACCCCAAAAAGTAGGACAAACAAGTGCAAAAGTCCAGGATAAAAGTACAGAAACCAGTACAGAAACAAATAAATCTAAAGTTTTTAAAATTGGAGATGTTGTAAAATTAAAAGACTTTAAAGTTACAGTTAATAAACTTTATAAAGTTAAGGGTGATGAGATTTCTCAACCTCAGCCAGGTAATGAATTTATTGCAGTAGATTGTTCGGTAGAAAACATATCAAATGAACAACAGGCAGTATCTTCAGTAATGATGTTTAAAGTTGTAGATAAAGATGGTAGAGAATGTGAAGAGTCAATAGGAGGTTTGACAGCTGCTAAGGCAGGACAAATGGATGGAGAAATTGGCCCAGGTAGAAAAATAACGGGAGTTTATGTTGTAGAGGTTCCGAAAGGAACTACTGGATTAGAATTAGAATTTAATGGTTCTTTACTTTTAGGTGGACAAGTAATAGTAAAATTAAATTAGATATAAAATAACGGAAATTTCATTTGAATAGTGGTATGTTTACATTCCCAGAAAATAGATTTATGGATATAAAGGATTATTTTAATTACGAAAAAAAGGTTCAACAATAATTAAATTATAACTTATATATAAATATTTAATATGATAAAATACATTAAATGTTTGTTACAAAATCAGGAGATCAATGAATTTGCATAGGTACAAGTCTATTAGTATTGAAATAGACTTCTATCTATGGTGGTAAAACATTTAGTTTATAAAGTAAAGCCCTATAGGTGCAGACCTATGGGGCTTTTTATATTAAAAATTATAGATTATATAATGTATGCAATCTATTTCAAACACTGTTATGGAAAAGTGTTTAATACTTTGTACAATATATTTAAATGGAGGAGTTATATATGAATAATAAAATTATCAAACCATCAATATTACCAGGATTTATGGAGTTATTACCTAGGGAACAAATAATTTCATGTGTTAAATTTTGTATGTTAAATAAAATTTACATATATAAATATTAATAAGGTTTAATCGAATATAAGGATATAAATTTTAAAAAATTACAAAGAGATGGTGTTACAAAATTCCATAATGGATTATGTAGTTTTTTTTGTAAAGGTAGGTGATATGCAAAGATATGCCATAATTTTATTTTAAGAGCTAAGTATAATAAAAACAATGTTAGTATTAAAAAGTAAAAAATTATAAAGAAACATATAAGTAACCAGGAGGCGTAAATGTAAAATGGATATTTTTCTAGTTTTAGGTGTGATAATAGGACTTTCATCAGTTATTGTAGGAATGATAGTAAAAGGTGCAAATATTGCAGTATTATTAAATCCTGCTGCAGCAATTATAATTCTTGTAGGAACTATGGCAGCGGTAATGAATTCTTTCCCTAAGGATGAATTTCTTAAAATTCCTAAAATTTTAGGAGTGCTTTTTAAAGAAAAAGGAAAAGGAGAACAAGCTTCTATTGTAAATGAGATTGTTGAGTTATCAAAAACATCTAGAAAAGATGGCTTGCTAGCACTTGAGAAGATTGTAGATAGTATGTCAAATAAATTTATGAAAAAGGGCCTGACTATGGTAGTTGATGGTACGGAACCAGGTTATATAAGGGAAGTTTTAGAAATAGAAATTCAGAGTGTGGAAGAAAGACATCGTCTAGGAGCTTCTATTTTTACAACTGCAGGGGGAGCAGCACCAACTCTTGGAGTTTTAGGAGCTGTTGTTGGTTTGATTGGAGCTCTTGGAAACTTAAACGATGTTGAAAAACTTGGACATATGATAGCAGGAGCGTTCGTTGCAACTCTTTATGGTATTTTCTTTGGATATGTAGTATGCCATCCTTTTGCATCTAGACTTAAAAGAAAATCTCATGAAGAAATAAATTCTATGTATATTATAGTTGAAGGTGTTTTAGCTATTCAAGAGGGGGTAAATCCTCAAAAAATACAAGAAAAACTTATAGGCATGTTAGAGCCAAATGAAAGAATAAAAATAGAGGGACAAAATACTAGAGGATAATTTAAAGGAGTAATGAAAATGAAGAAGAAAGAACATCATGAAGAACATGTTGATGAAACATGGCTTATTCCTTATTCAGATATGTTAACTCTTCTTTTGGCACTATTTATTGTTATGTTTGCTATGAGCAAGGTAGATACTGCAAAATTGCAGAAAGCTAGCCAGGAGTTTAATATTATTTTTAAAGCGGGGAGTAATGTAGTGCAAGAAGGTGGCGGTGGAGGCGCTTCAGTAGGTAAAGCAGGTGTTTCAATTGTTCCGAGTGATAGTGTGACTGAGGATATCAAGATGAAAGAAATTAAATCAAAGTTGGAAAAAGAAATTGAAAAAAGTGGATATTCTGATAAGGTTAAAGTTGGAGTTGACGCTGATGGTCTAGAGATTGATATACAAGATGTTGTGCTTTTTAATTCTGGCGATGCAGAGGTATTAAAACAGTCATCAGCACTATTAACACAAATTTCTAAAATGCTTAAAGGTTTGGATAATAATATTAAGGTTACAGGGCACACGGATAATAAACCCATCAGTAATTCAAAATTTCGTTCTAACTGGGATTTAAGTGCAATACGTGCTATAAATGTAATGAATTTTCTCAGTAATATAGGAGGAATTCCTGCAAATAAGTTATCAATTCAAGCTTATGGTGAGTATATGCCTAAATTTGATAATGCTACAGGGGCCGGTAGAGCAAAAAATAGAAGAGTAGAAATTTCTATAGTTCGTAAGTACCCATCAACGTCAGTTACAAAAGAAACTAATAAGGATAAAAGGGAAAAGTAGTAATGCTGTAATTTAGTTTTAAGCACTAAGGAAACTTATGAGGCTTTTTAATTATATAATAATATATTTTGGATTATTAATCATCTTTCATGGTAATTTTGATGTGCAGATCAATTTATACTATGAAGGTGATTTTTATATTTTCAAATTCAAACTGATTTTTTATAACAAGATATATTATTAGAGAATTATATATTATTTTTACATATTGTATGGTTATGGGTACAATATAATTAATATATAAATAATGTAAAAAAATACAAATATAGATTTTTAGAAAGGTATATTAATTTTATGAATAAATACTCCAATAGAAGAAGGTCTCATATTCATATTATAAAACAATATAATTCTGAAACTAATGAGTATACAGGTACAAGACTAGTAGTGTTTATAAAGGGTAAAAAGAAATATATTCAGGATACAGATAACTTTATAGTTCATAAATACCAGAATCCTAAAGACAAGAAACCTAATACGTCTACATGGCACGTAGTAAACTCCAATATAGAAAAACTTATAAAAAAAGAGATGATAAATTTTAGTAAGGATAGAAAGTTAAAAATGTATCATATCTTATATGAATCTATAGAATTAAATTTAAGAGATTACTATTTAGAAGTATTTAAAGAAGAAAATATAGATCCATTAAAAGTTGAAATAAAACTATAAACGGCTAAAAGCCCCATAGGTGTGAATCCTATAGGGCTTTATATTTTTCGTAATGTGTAATTTATTAGGGAATTATTTTAATGCTTACTATAAGAAATAGAGATTTTACTTATAAATTTTTAATGGCAAAAATACTTATTGGCATTTGACAATAATTAAGAATAGGAGTAATATAAAAGTGGCAAATGACAATATCAATAATGCGGATATAGGAATTTAAGTAAAAGACTTGAATTGATTATCAATACTATAATAAAAGATTTGGGGGAATAAAAATGAAAATAGCAATTTCATCCACAGGAAAAACTATGGAAAATTTACTTGATATGAGGTTTGGAAGATGTGAATATTTTCAAATCCATGATACTGAAAGTAAAGAAGTTAAAATATTAGAAAATGAAGGTCAAAATGCAAGTGGTGGAGCAGGTATTGTTGCATCTAACCAATTAGTAGATGAAAAAGTAGATGTTATTATTACAGGAAATTTTGGACCTAATGCTTTTGGAATTATTGAAAAGGCAGGTGTTAAAGCTTATAAGTGTGAATCTATATCTATAACTTCAGTTATTGAGAAATATAATAAGGGTGAGCTTGAACAAATAAGTATGTCTGGCCCTGCACATCATGGAATGTAATAACAGAATGGAGATGAATATATAGTGAATATAGCAGTACTTAGTGGAAAGGGAGGAACAGGTAAAACTACAGTATCTACAAATCTTGCCCTTGCATTAAAGTCTAACTATATAGACTGTGATGTGGAAGAACCAGATGGTTTTTTATTTTTAAAACCTAAAGTAGAGGTGGAAAAAAGGGTTATGGTAGAGTATCCAATTATAGATGATAATAAATGTATTAATTGTGGAGCCTGTGCTAATGCTTGTCAATTTAATGCACTGGCAAAGGTTAAGGATAATATTATGCTTTTTCAAAAATTATGTCATGGTTGTGGAGCCTGTGAAATTGCCTGTAAATATAATGCTATAACTTATGATAAAAGAGACATAGGGAAAATTGAAAGTGGATCTAGTCATGATATAAATTGTAGTAGAGGAATTTTAAATATAAGTGAACCTATGGCGGTACCTGTTATTAAAGAATTACTTAAAAATTTATCAGGTCAAAGCAATTTAATTGATTGTCCTCCAGGCACTTCCTGTAACGTAGTAAATGCTTTAAAGTATGCAGATGGAGCAATACTTGTTACAGAACCTTCAGAATTTGGGCTTCATGATTTGAAAATGGCTGTGAAACTTGTAAAAAAGTATAAGATACCTTTCGGTATAGTGATAAATAAAGATAACGGAGAAGATAACATAATAAAAAAATATTGCAAAGAAGAAGAAATAAATTTGATAGATACTATACCTTATGCTAAGAAAACAGCAATTCTTTATTCTAAGGGTGAAGTACTTTATGATGAGTTATATCACAAAGCAGTATTTGATAATCTTTCTAAGAAAGCCAAGGAGGTGCTAAATTGGATTTAGTAGTTTTGAGTGGAAAAGGTGGAACCGGTAAAACTACAATAGCAACAGCACTATCAGAGCTTTGTAATGATGTAATAAGAGTAGATTGTGACGTGGATGCTTCTAATTTTTATATGTTCTACAAAGGAAAAGATATTGAAAAAAGTGACTTTATAGGTGGGAAAAAAGCTAATATAGATGAGGAAATGTGCATTAAATGCAAGAAGTGTGAATTTGTTTGTAAATTTGATGCTATAAAAAATTTTAAAATAGATCCTTTTCTCTGTGAGGGTTGCGGTTCTTGTACATTAATATGCCCACAAAATGCTATAAAATTAGAAGATGAAAAAACTGCAAAGACTTTTATTACAGAATTAGATAAAGGATTAATTTCTAGAGCAGAAATGGAAGTAGGTAGCGATGGTTCAGGAAAGTTAGTAACTGATATTAGAAAAAAGGCTAAAAAATTAAATGAAGATGATAAATTAGCAATAATAGATGGTTCTCCTGGCATTGGATGTGCTGTTATAGCTTCTATAACAGGAGCCGATGCAGTACTTATTGTTACAGAACCTACTGCATCAGGACTTGAAGATTTAAAACGAGTAGTAGATTTATGTAAGCATTTTGGTGTTTTTACTATGGTTTGTGTAAACAAATATGATATAAATAAAGAAATGACAGTAGATATAGAAAGTTTTATTAATGAAAAAGGTATAAAATTAGTAGGTAAAATCCCATATGATAATACTGTTATGAAATCTATAAATGAGCTAAACCCTATAACTTATTATAAAGAAAGTATAGCTAAAGAAGCTATTGAACATATGTGGAAAAGCATTAAAGAAATAATATAAATTGGAAAAGATATACAAAGATTAAGTGAATAGGTATCTTACAGTTATATCAGTTATATATATATAAATTATTATTAAATTAAAATATAGGAGGAATTTTAAATGAAAATAGCAATTGCAAGTGATGGAAAATATGTGAGTGGACATTTTGGACATTGTGAAGGGTTTACAATTTACGAAGTGGAAGAAGGAAAGTCTTTAAATAAGAATTTTACTCCAAATCCTGGACATAGACCTGGATATCTTCCAGTATTTTTAAAAGGATTAAATGTAAATATTATTATTGCAGGTGGAATGGGGGAAACAGCACAAAATTTATTCAATGAAAATAACATTGAAGTAGTAGTTGGTGCTCAAGGATTTAGTGATGATATAGCTCAAAAATACATACAAGGTGAACTAAAGTCAACAGGTAGTGTATGTAGAGAGCATGAACATGAAGGATACTGTAACGAATAAGTACATGGGTGGTTAGTTTTAACTAGCCACCTATTAAATTGCAAATTTTATTTATTCCATCACCTCTGGTAGCTGATACTTCAAATATTTTTACT contains:
- a CDS encoding VanZ family protein; protein product: MDRYLEPIKIAIITFPFIAAIFTVPFLIFQYKKYGYVNKIRLVIVYSLLLFLINAYYLVILPLPNIESIHPLKKPITEYMQLIPFTFIFDFLKETKVQLNELSTYLMILKERAFLQVILNVMLLMPLGVYCRYYFRKSLGKTVLITLLISLFFEITQITGLYGIYEAPYRLFDVDDLMLNTFGGMIGYLLAPKITYFLPGSDKFDVGIDLKNMQVGFIRRSIGAGIDILINFTIITVFNNLVVSVVALLLYYIILPYITNGITLGKLIVRIKIKGRRERITFKEILKRNGILFFTISIQLVLSFISPVFVVVYNLTISGYILYKTIKNDKILFYERISGTKNVIVCNEKDTLKEENIDLQKLNSLNKVALHR
- a CDS encoding DUF4352 domain-containing protein, encoding MKNKKVKKPFYKKWWFWILILIVGIGIGAGAGAIIDEPQKVGQTSAKVQDKSTETSTETNKSKVFKIGDVVKLKDFKVTVNKLYKVKGDEISQPQPGNEFIAVDCSVENISNEQQAVSSVMMFKVVDKDGRECEESIGGLTAAKAGQMDGEIGPGRKITGVYVVEVPKGTTGLELEFNGSLLLGGQVIVKLN
- the motA gene encoding flagellar motor stator protein MotA, which gives rise to MDIFLVLGVIIGLSSVIVGMIVKGANIAVLLNPAAAIIILVGTMAAVMNSFPKDEFLKIPKILGVLFKEKGKGEQASIVNEIVELSKTSRKDGLLALEKIVDSMSNKFMKKGLTMVVDGTEPGYIREVLEIEIQSVEERHRLGASIFTTAGGAAPTLGVLGAVVGLIGALGNLNDVEKLGHMIAGAFVATLYGIFFGYVVCHPFASRLKRKSHEEINSMYIIVEGVLAIQEGVNPQKIQEKLIGMLEPNERIKIEGQNTRG
- a CDS encoding OmpA/MotB family protein, whose protein sequence is MKKKEHHEEHVDETWLIPYSDMLTLLLALFIVMFAMSKVDTAKLQKASQEFNIIFKAGSNVVQEGGGGGASVGKAGVSIVPSDSVTEDIKMKEIKSKLEKEIEKSGYSDKVKVGVDADGLEIDIQDVVLFNSGDAEVLKQSSALLTQISKMLKGLDNNIKVTGHTDNKPISNSKFRSNWDLSAIRAINVMNFLSNIGGIPANKLSIQAYGEYMPKFDNATGAGRAKNRRVEISIVRKYPSTSVTKETNKDKREK
- a CDS encoding NifB/NifX family molybdenum-iron cluster-binding protein, which produces MKIAISSTGKTMENLLDMRFGRCEYFQIHDTESKEVKILENEGQNASGGAGIVASNQLVDEKVDVIITGNFGPNAFGIIEKAGVKAYKCESISITSVIEKYNKGELEQISMSGPAHHGM
- a CDS encoding P-loop NTPase encodes the protein MNIAVLSGKGGTGKTTVSTNLALALKSNYIDCDVEEPDGFLFLKPKVEVEKRVMVEYPIIDDNKCINCGACANACQFNALAKVKDNIMLFQKLCHGCGACEIACKYNAITYDKRDIGKIESGSSHDINCSRGILNISEPMAVPVIKELLKNLSGQSNLIDCPPGTSCNVVNALKYADGAILVTEPSEFGLHDLKMAVKLVKKYKIPFGIVINKDNGEDNIIKKYCKEEEINLIDTIPYAKKTAILYSKGEVLYDELYHKAVFDNLSKKAKEVLNWI
- a CDS encoding ATP-binding protein, with protein sequence MDLVVLSGKGGTGKTTIATALSELCNDVIRVDCDVDASNFYMFYKGKDIEKSDFIGGKKANIDEEMCIKCKKCEFVCKFDAIKNFKIDPFLCEGCGSCTLICPQNAIKLEDEKTAKTFITELDKGLISRAEMEVGSDGSGKLVTDIRKKAKKLNEDDKLAIIDGSPGIGCAVIASITGADAVLIVTEPTASGLEDLKRVVDLCKHFGVFTMVCVNKYDINKEMTVDIESFINEKGIKLVGKIPYDNTVMKSINELNPITYYKESIAKEAIEHMWKSIKEII
- a CDS encoding NifB/NifX family molybdenum-iron cluster-binding protein codes for the protein MKIAIASDGKYVSGHFGHCEGFTIYEVEEGKSLNKNFTPNPGHRPGYLPVFLKGLNVNIIIAGGMGETAQNLFNENNIEVVVGAQGFSDDIAQKYIQGELKSTGSVCREHEHEGYCNE